The window CCGCTGGCACAACGAGGAACGCTTCTGGACCCTGGAATTTGGACTGAGTATCCCGCTGATTGAAGGACTCACGCTCCCCAACGAGTTTGCCACGCCCGACGAGCCCGCCTCGCCCACCGTGGAACGCACCTGGCACTACGTGCGCGCCTCACTCGGTATGAGTTTCGCCTTTTAAGGACAATGCGATGGGCACGATCGAGTTTCGCGACATCTATAAGAGTTTTGGCAACAACCACGTCTTGCGCGGGGTGAGTGTGACGGTGCAATCCGGCCAGGTCTTCTTTGTGATCGGTCAATCAGGTGCCGGAAAAAGCGTGCTCGTGAAACATCTCGTCGGATTGATTCGCCCCGATCAGGGCCGCGTGCTCCTCGACGGGGTCGATGTGACCGACTTTAAAGAGAAGGAGTTTTTTCCCATTCGCAAACGCTGCGCGATGGTCTTTCAGAACTCCACCCTCTTCGACTCCATGACCTTGCAGGAGAACGTCGCGCTGCCCATCCGAAAGCACCTGGGCGTTACGGTCGAAGAAGCCGGACAGATGGCACTGGAGAAGCTAAAACTCGTCGGGATGCAACGTCATGCGGACCGATTCCCGGCCGACTTCGGCGACGGGATGCGAAAAAAGGTCGCCATCGCCCGCGCCCTTACGCTCGACCCGGAGTTTG of the Lujinxingia sediminis genome contains:
- a CDS encoding ABC transporter ATP-binding protein, coding for MGTIEFRDIYKSFGNNHVLRGVSVTVQSGQVFFVIGQSGAGKSVLVKHLVGLIRPDQGRVLLDGVDVTDFKEKEFFPIRKRCAMVFQNSTLFDSMTLQENVALPIRKHLGVTVEEAGQMALEKLKLVGMQRHADRFPADFGDGMRKKVAIARALTLDPEFVIFDEPTTGIDPISAAMVDKLIRHLSDALGVTSIVISHDLRSIFGIADRIAMLYKGKLILDGSQQAFKESDNPIVQQFIKGLPDGPMEV